A region of bacterium DNA encodes the following proteins:
- a CDS encoding outer membrane beta-barrel protein, with protein sequence MNRTTVAALAVLILMSAGAAPAQTTPVEFSGFVDAGWSGNLDRRDDAFTVNQAEVDVTRAWDEQGDLRLDLEWVHDGTTWTTAVEQGWLSWRLPGRAAAITLGKFNAPIGWELPDAPDMLQHSHGLLFTYCAPTNLTGLMFASPLGAAGFDLKVYAANGWDQDVETNGVKTFGGRVGWTVDGRGGLGLSVISGEDDPGQAVGRTVVDVDATFTPTDRLTLGAEFSLGSVDAGTGDAGWTGFMVMAHAKLSGTMGLTGRFDTLDDADDVIFGAGSGQSRSSLTIAPVFALGEGMRALAELRLDTSDEDAFVDHDGTPKGSTTSAAFTMTYSF encoded by the coding sequence ATGAATCGCACGACTGTGGCGGCGCTCGCCGTCCTGATCCTGATGAGCGCCGGGGCCGCCCCGGCGCAGACGACGCCGGTCGAGTTCTCGGGGTTCGTGGACGCCGGCTGGTCCGGCAACCTGGACCGACGCGACGACGCGTTCACGGTGAACCAGGCCGAGGTCGACGTGACCCGGGCCTGGGACGAACAGGGCGACCTCCGCCTCGACTTGGAGTGGGTCCACGACGGCACGACCTGGACGACGGCCGTCGAGCAGGGCTGGCTGTCGTGGCGGCTGCCCGGCCGCGCGGCCGCCATCACGCTCGGCAAGTTCAACGCGCCGATCGGCTGGGAGCTGCCCGACGCTCCCGACATGCTCCAGCACTCGCACGGGCTGCTCTTCACGTACTGCGCCCCGACGAACCTGACCGGCCTGATGTTCGCATCCCCCCTCGGCGCCGCGGGCTTCGACCTGAAGGTCTACGCGGCCAACGGCTGGGACCAGGACGTCGAGACCAACGGGGTCAAGACCTTCGGCGGCCGGGTCGGCTGGACCGTCGACGGTCGCGGTGGGCTTGGCCTCTCGGTCATCAGCGGTGAGGACGACCCCGGCCAGGCCGTCGGCCGCACGGTCGTGGACGTCGACGCCACGTTCACGCCGACCGACCGGCTCACGCTGGGCGCGGAATTCAGCCTCGGCAGCGTCGACGCCGGCACGGGCGACGCCGGCTGGACCGGCTTCATGGTGATGGCCCACGCGAAACTGAGCGGGACCATGGGGCTCACGGGCCGCTTCGACACGCTCGACGACGCCGACGACGTGATCTTCGGCGCCGGCTCCGGCCAGAGCCGCAGCTCGCTGACCATCGCGCCGGTGTTCGCGCTCGGGGAAGGCATGCGGGCCCTGGCGGAGCTGCGCCTGGACACGTCCGACGAAGACGCCTTCGTCGACCACGACGGCACGCCCAAGGGCTCGACGACCTCGGCGGCGTTCACGATGACGTACAGCTTCTAG
- the typA gene encoding translational GTPase TypA, which produces MEIRNVAIIAHVDHGKTTLVDQILRQCHVFRDGQQVRERILDSNDLERERGITITAKNFAVTYHDVRINLIDTPGHSDFGGEVERVLKMADGVLLLVDAFEGPMPQTRFVLQKALQLNLKPLVVINKVDRLNARPHEVLDEVFNLFCELGASDEQLDFRGVYAAGRDGWAIGELGDERKDLFPLLDMIVKHIPAPAVQAGPLQMLVAAMDHSDYVGRIAVGRIVRGNIHTKDRVTLIKRDGSQTDATVKQLFVFDNLGRREVPEVVCGDIGAVVGLDTVDIGDTLADPEHPDPLPIIDVDEPTLSMSFMVNDSPFFGQDGKYVTSRQVRDRLLRESERDVALRVEDTASSDTFRVSGRGILHLSILMETMRREGFEFMVGQPQVIYKEITGRKAEPVEVLSVDLPAEYAGTVIEYAAARRGDLMKMEQNDGRARLEIHIPSRGLIGFRSRMLRATAGEIVMHHRFYQYEFFKGSIPQRQTGSLISQGQGQALAYALDALQDRGRFFIEPGDVLYTGQIIGENNKDDDIVVNAQKAKQLSNMRSSGADRKMKVAPAIIMGIEECLEHINHDECVEITPNNIRLRKLLLDENDRKRAYKKALNPDG; this is translated from the coding sequence ATGGAGATCCGCAACGTCGCGATCATCGCCCACGTCGACCACGGCAAGACCACGCTGGTCGACCAGATCCTGCGCCAGTGCCACGTCTTCCGCGACGGGCAGCAGGTGCGCGAGCGCATCCTCGACTCCAACGACCTCGAGCGCGAGCGCGGCATCACGATCACGGCCAAGAACTTCGCCGTCACCTACCACGACGTGCGCATCAACCTGATCGACACCCCGGGCCACTCCGACTTCGGCGGCGAGGTCGAGCGCGTCCTGAAGATGGCCGACGGCGTGCTGCTGCTGGTCGACGCCTTCGAGGGCCCGATGCCGCAGACGCGCTTCGTGCTGCAGAAGGCCCTGCAGCTGAACCTCAAGCCGCTGGTGGTGATCAACAAGGTCGACCGCCTGAACGCCCGCCCGCACGAGGTGCTCGACGAGGTCTTCAACCTCTTCTGCGAGCTGGGCGCCAGCGACGAGCAGCTCGATTTCCGCGGCGTCTACGCCGCCGGGCGCGATGGCTGGGCCATCGGCGAGCTGGGCGACGAGCGCAAGGACCTGTTCCCCCTGCTGGACATGATCGTCAAGCACATCCCGGCGCCCGCGGTGCAGGCGGGGCCCCTGCAGATGCTGGTGGCCGCGATGGACCACAGCGACTACGTGGGCCGCATCGCCGTGGGCCGCATCGTGCGCGGGAACATCCACACGAAGGACCGCGTCACGCTGATCAAGCGCGACGGCAGCCAGACCGACGCGACCGTCAAGCAGCTGTTCGTGTTCGACAACCTCGGCCGGCGCGAGGTGCCGGAGGTCGTCTGCGGCGACATCGGTGCGGTGGTGGGCCTCGACACCGTGGACATCGGCGACACCCTGGCCGACCCCGAGCACCCCGATCCGCTGCCGATCATCGACGTCGACGAGCCGACGCTCTCGATGAGCTTCATGGTCAACGACAGCCCCTTCTTCGGCCAGGACGGCAAGTACGTCACCAGTCGCCAGGTGCGCGACCGCCTGCTGCGCGAGTCCGAGCGCGACGTGGCCCTGCGCGTGGAGGACACCGCCAGCAGCGACACCTTCCGGGTCAGCGGCCGCGGCATCCTGCACCTGTCGATCTTGATGGAGACGATGCGCCGCGAGGGCTTCGAGTTCATGGTCGGCCAGCCGCAGGTCATCTACAAGGAGATCACCGGGCGCAAGGCGGAGCCCGTCGAGGTGCTGTCCGTCGACCTGCCGGCCGAGTATGCGGGCACGGTCATCGAGTACGCCGCCGCGCGCCGCGGCGACCTGATGAAGATGGAGCAGAACGACGGCCGCGCCCGGCTGGAGATCCACATCCCGAGCCGCGGCCTGATCGGCTTCCGCAGCCGCATGCTGCGGGCCACCGCCGGCGAGATCGTCATGCACCACCGGTTCTACCAGTACGAGTTCTTCAAGGGCAGCATACCCCAGCGCCAGACCGGCAGTCTCATCAGCCAGGGTCAGGGGCAGGCGCTGGCCTACGCGCTCGACGCGCTGCAGGACCGCGGCCGCTTTTTCATCGAGCCGGGGGACGTGCTGTACACGGGGCAGATCATCGGCGAGAACAACAAGGACGACGACATCGTCGTCAACGCCCAGAAGGCCAAGCAGCTCAGCAACATGAGGTCCTCGGGCGCGGACCGCAAGATGAAGGTCGCCCCGGCCATCATCATGGGGATCGAGGAGTGCCTCGAGCACATCAACCACGACGAGTGCGTGGAGATCACGCCGAACAACATCCGGCTGCGCAAGCTGCTGCTCGACGAAAATGATCGCAAACGGGCGTACAAGAAGGCCTTGAATCCCGACGGGTGA